The genomic segment GAAGCCAACAAGGATGGACATCGCTCTTGGGTTATCAATAGATAGAGCCTGCTACCACCTTAGGCCTGAAGAGGCATGGGGAGGAAAAGATTTTTGGAATCTAAACAATGTAGTTGTATGGAAAATGATGCCTTAAATAGAGGGATGCCACCAACTCCTGGTAAACCAGCAGAGAAGgaaccaaggggaaaaaaatacccTGATCTACTTTTCCTCCTATCCTGTTGGTGCTTTCCACTGACTGAATCCAGTGGGAAGTCAGAGGGAGGGAGACTGCAGCCtctggggcacagagcagggtATAGAGTAGATCTATCTGTAGgagtaagcagaaaaaaatctggCTCATACATTCAAATTTAAGAAGAAGAGTGAAGGaaataaagttcaaaaatcaAATTCTCTTGCCCTTGTGTTGTAAGATGCTAAAGAAATCCATTCTTTTTAGCTTAATATTCTGCTCAGTCTCAGCTAGAGGGCTTCTAAGTGCTTGGTAAGGTTGGAGTTCTGTTAAAAGCTGCAACCTGGGCTATCTGTTACTGAAATGGGTGTAGCACCTTCAGGGCCTCAGAAGTTCTATTAGCTTAATGCCCAATGATTGGCGAACTACACTGTAAAGAGTCCAAATGATAAATAGGACACATCAGATGATCACAGCCCTAGGCCCATACCCAACACATTTTGAAATGAGCCAATCTTCGGTCCCAGAAATGCAAGGCAAATAATGTTTCCAGAATCTGGGACCTGGGATCTAGTCTAATTAAATATTGTTGCCAAATACCACAGCATAGGCTCAATGGTATTTGGGTGAAGGAGCTCAGGCTGAGAAAATATTCCTGGTTTACCTATAATGCTAGCCAGTTTATGCTGGTTGTCCAGAGTTTGTAAACTCAATGGGGAGGAATCAGCAAGAGGTTAATTTTAGCATGTACATGGGGGAAACAATTTACCTCGTTGAGCTGTCTCCTCTCCCAGATTTCAGCATTTGAGATACTGCTGCTGTTTTTCAAGGTTTAGAAATTTTTAATGATGGAAGCTCCAGAGAGCAAAACTTATTTGGGAACACCCTCTGCCATCCCATATTCagagctttttatttttgcatgtctCTTTGTACTGTTCATCTATGTCTGACACTGATAATGTAAACCTAGAACCTTACAAGTACAGTGTAGTACATGTAAAACTCAGATTCAGCATTGCTAAATCCTTTCCACACAATAGCAGCAAATGTTGTTCTGCCTCCTAATGTTTAATAGGCCTAGGTATAAAAAGACTGTTTCTTACATTTGAATTTTTGCCTCAGCTATGCCTGTTTAGGAAGCTGCACCTGAGCGGTTGAAGCTGAAACAGCACTATCTTGTGTCCTGAATCAGCCCAAGTTTGCTATAGATCAACCGTTTGATGAAGCTCGCAACCCCACCTTTCTTACAACAATCATCCAGTTTAGTCTTGGTGTATGTGGCACTGTCCTTGAAGAAAGAGCTTCCATAGGCTGTGGTTACcatcaaatgaaaaaataccatGGAACCTAAAACTTAAAGCCTTTCAAACCAGGGcagaggaacaaaacaaaacaaaaaacaacaacaaaaattgcaCAGTTGCAAACTTCTAGATAAGCCTGATATAAATTTCTATACATCACCAAACTCAAAACTGAAGCCATATATCACAGCTACCCTAGAAGATCCTCAGTCACTATTGGTATTAAGTCTGTTCCCCAAATTCAATTCTTATTTTGGTTACAAAGACCTTGTCCTCATGTACTAGGTATTTCCTCCCTTAAAAACAAATGCTGACCCCTTTACCCACCTTCGTAATAGTAAATCTTACATGTTTACTTGGAGCGGTAAAAAGCATAATCTTTTGCAAGGAATTCAGCGGCCAAaaggagagaagcagcagctagGTAACACATGCCGTTTCTCCTGTGGCAGCCAGGAAAATGCACTGCTTGCATCTTCTGCAGCAGGGAACATAACTGACTGACTGCCCCAGCTTCTGCCCCTCTGGATCCAACTCTGCAATTGCTCAGAAGCTATGCTAGTTGTGGGCTACTCCCAGTCAGTGACTGAGCACTGCTTAGGGACTGTGCTAGCCCGTTCCTGCAGACTCCTCTAATGGGCCCATTATGAGGTCCCACATTGGCCTTGTCAATCCTCTCTTGGAAATAAGAGGCTGCAATCTGAGACTCTTCTTACCCAATTCTACCAAATAAGCACCAGACTTACATCTCTACTTCCTTGGCTCACTTCCCCGTATCCTTCACAGGCATTTCCCCCAAAGTACCTCTTGCATGTTTAATCCCATCTTAGGTTTTCTTAGGATTTGAACTAACACAACTTCCAAACTCATATTGTTGGGTAACTCCCCATCTCTCCTGGGACCGAGTAAGGAGAGAGAGGGACAAGAGTGTGAAGCTAACAAGTGTTCCACCACATGGAAGATGATGTTAGAATTTGGAAATAATCTGTTCTCCCTGCAGTTTCATTAAGAGAAATTAGAGTATATACATCTGATCTTTTGTCTACTTCAACTATGTCTACATCAAAATATGTCTTAACAGAGTTGCCAAGAGCAGAATATTGAGCAGGTCCTTGATATGGCCCCACATAGCTTTACTTAGTCATGAGAAAATACATCTGATTAAGCAgtgaataaaaatcaaataagtcAATTGTTGAGTTTTCAAATTTCAATTGTCAAATAATTACTATTGCATCTTGCACATGCTGTGACCTCtggattctttctttttagtgTACTTCCatctatttaattaaaattattagcaTCTATTCAGTTGTCCACactagacttttttttgtttttttttttttttttacaaacttaTGGGGTGTCTgcaaaattttgttacatgtctATAATGCGTACTGATCAAGTCAGGGGGTTTAGGATGTTCATCACCTGAGTACAATActttttttgaatgtttatttaCTCTACTCTGCTATCAAgcattgaatttattccttctatctaattgTATGCTTGTCTCCTTTAACCCACTTCTCTTCatcccctccctttccccaagTACACACTTCCCAGTCCCTATTATCtatctttctactctctaccACCATGTGATCAAATTTTTTAtctcccatatatgagtgagaacatgtggtatctttGACATTTTGATTCATCTCTTTCCTTAGTGGTCCATAATTAATCAATTATCAAGTCCTTTAGCATGTATTATTCAAGGACATCCAGGATCTGTTCTCTCCTTTCCATTCCTTCTGGTTCTGCTTGTGTCATCTCATTTGACCGACTGAAATAGCCTTGTTACAGCTTTTCTGCCTTCAGTCTCTTCATTATTCCACTGATtctattttaatgtataaatcaaattatgtatttctcccctgtttaaaaattacttccCATTACCTAAAAGATGAAGTTAAAACTCTTTATCATGATGCAAAAAGTCCTTTGTAATTTGACTCCAGTCACTCTTTCAAGAATCATGACAATAAGCACCCCCATGTTCATATTCTCGGTTGTAGTCACATAAAATCTCTGGATATTCCTTATACTTGCTGGTTGTTTCACTTTTCTGTATAATTGTGAACGTTTTTTGTTAGGTTctgagttttgtttcttcttctcacCTTTCTTCATCTGATAACTTCCTCTACATTCTCTAAAGCCTGGCTCAAAATTACTCCTCTAAAAGGTCATCTAAGGTTTTCCCAGGCAGAATTAatcatttataatatttactCTGAAAATACTGCATATAGAGCTATCacagcactttatttatttatttatttttattttttattttttttgtattttttaaaaccagaacaTTTATTGCATGACTAATCGTTGACATTCTTAAGATGAACTAGATGCTGCAACAGCTGCCCTCTTGGGTTTAGGTGTTGTTCCTTCACGGAATCCATGCCTGAATCTGCGGTATACAATTTTTAGGTGCCTCATTCGACCAGTTCCGGTGGTATTTCGTCTTTTAGCCTTGGCACTCCAGTTATACTTTCTCTTGCGCTTGGCAGGGTAGCCACATTTGCCACAGGTCGACTTCTGAAGGTGGTAGGCCTTAGAGCCACAGCGGCGGCACAATGTGTGCGTCTTATTGCGACGCTTTCCAAACGATGACGTTCCCTTCGTCATCTCGCTTCTGCCCACagcactttaaaattatattttaattattttttgtatgtgtttttgtcCCCTTTGATTATGAACTCCAGTGAGGGTAGGCAATTCTGGTTGGTAGATAATATTATTTAGGTAAAAATTTCAAGATTTAATAGGAAAAGGGTCTGGATATAATGAACATTAAATGTATTTCCtctttaatgtatatatttctgttcaataaatagtaaataaatagtaaataatatgtaataagtAATACAAATTAAAGTAACAGAGTCTTACTACAACCTAACTTTCAATGTCATAAAATTTCTTAGCCTTTAGCCTTTATCTAAAGGCTTTTAATATGCGGAATTACTTAAGTTATATGATTATACCCAAGTGTCTCTCATATTAAGTCCCAAAGAAAAGTTTTAGTTTAGGGTATAGTAAAGTCATAAATCTAAAACTGATTGCATACTTTACTTGGATTATGTCTTGTTGTTCcctcttttatgtttttagcCAACTCTTTTAATTAGAAGCAAAAATTACCAATGCAAGCTGAAAGAACCTAGATGTAGTTGGGTGTACTTGtcaattttaaactaaattacCAGAGCAAATACTAAAAATGTACATGTAGCTGATAAAGCATTGACATGTATAAACCACATTAATGAAACATTCATACTAAGTACAGATTCATTTTGCAACATTTTAGTTGTTCTGAGAGAGGAgagaacatatatatacatgaccTATTTAGGTCTCAATTTACTCAGCTATGAATAAAAGGGCTGGACtaggtttattcatttattcaagaaatgcTTTTTTGCCAAATGCTAGTGCTGGAAACACGAAGATGAGATAGGTAGAGTCCCTGTCCTTGGGTGACTTAAAAGACAGGTGAATTTAAAAttctctaaatttaaattttaaattctactcTGGGACCTCATAAACATGAGTTCTTAGgggcgaaaaaaaaaaagaatttttgaaaagttaaatgagataaataatgaaatgttaCTCATATTTGGTTTTGAACttatttagaaacatattttactgaagtttatatgattaaaaattctttttggaaGACAAGTATTGTTGGGTTATGATAAACATATTGTCACTACTTTGTTTCATAATTAGCTTTTAGCTTTAAACCACAGAAAATTGGTCAATGTATTGACCACGTATAGACTATGGTTTAGTTAGACATAAGCACTTTAATTCCCAACCAGAGTACCTTATAGGGATTTCACTTTATATACTGATACTTACTCAATTCTAGGTTGGCATTATTGTCTATGGCCTTGCATACGAGTTGGTAATAGGaacaagatttttttctgttgttttaaatagTGTACAGAGGGGatatttcattcaaaaatatagATCATCTAGCCCACTTGTTTTGGTAGATACAATGTTTTATTACtctaaatattatatatgcattatataaatTCTGTTgtatatagcaaatattttgtaagttttgttttttacaaaatgtACTAATTTATACACTACCAGGTAGCTATATGAATGTGGTAGTTTCACCACGTGCTCACAAAGATTGATGATTACTACTCAttaacatttttacttctttattcaaGTTCAGTCACTGTCTCTTGATGGGTAGTCAAACAGGTTTTTGAGTACCTgtgaattattttccatttcttgagGTGTTCAGAAGTTCTTCATCTTAAACGCTGGTCTCTAATGTCTTTGAAAATACATGCTTTCTTCAATTGTGAGCACACATGTTTCAGATTCAACAtcatttgtatttgcttttgaaaatgatGTCTTTCTTACTGGTCTCCAAGTGATTATCCCTAATGTCTTCCGCCCCCAGCGCCGGGTGAATTTTGTGTATGCTATCTTGTCTATTTACTAAATTAGACTTTCTAACTGTCCACTTGTCTCTTGAAAAAATTCTATCTAGCTATGgtaacagaaacacacataaacataaacatatttatttattttttgacaccgagtcttgctgtgtcgcccaggctggaatgcagtggcgtgatcttggctcactgcaacctctgccccccaggttcaaaggattttcctgcctcagcctcctgagtagatggaattacGGGCGTGTGGCactccacctggctaatttttatatttttagtagaggcagggtatcaccatatcggccaggctggtctggaactccagacgGCAactaatctgcccaccttggcctcccaaagtgctgggattacaggtgtgagccactgtgcccagacaacatatttatttaaattgggAAAATATATGACTGTTAGAGTGACCAAAATGGGTGtcatacaaatacattttttctcataGGTTTTGAGATGGAATGGGAGAATCAAGTACCCAAATGAGAATGCACCCATGATGCATATGCACATTTTCTGAAAGCTATAAATGActgctacattaaaaaaaaaaaaaaaaaaaaaaaaaaaaaaactggttgaagtggcatatgcctatagtcccagctactagggaggctgaatcaggaggatcacttgagcccaggagctcgaagctagcctgggcaacatagtgataacttatctctaaaataaaatagaagaaaagaaaagaaatgactccTATAACCAAAGCCCTGGGAAAGTTAAGAGATCCAGGAGTGCCACAGGAAAGAGCTAGTGCCTCATGTAGTCAGTGGTGAAGGGAAGCCAAGAAGCTGTTCGTCTCTCTCTTCATTTTGTCCCAACTGAAAGACCTTccaaaaatggtaaattttgcaTGGCATAAGCAAAAAAGGGTCTGGATATAATCAACATTAAATCTATTTCCtctttaatgtatatatttactgcCTTAATGCTTATGGTTTTTAATTTGAATGTTAATGACAACTTATTTTTAGAATCTtgcataaaaacatttaaattgaaTGTGTACTAtgtgttttaattattgttttaatttcttgggGAAGAATTCAAGGAAGCCTATTTAGACATGCAGCTACAATTccttattatacatatatacctacatGTATATACTATTGCTTATAATATTGTGTTCCAAGATGATGTTGTTGAAAGGGCTTTAGATAGAGGACTTTGTTTTGGTCACAATATTACTATTAAATAGGAAGTAATTTCTCTTTGTAGGGCCTTTAGCTTCTTTATGCTAAACAATAAACAAGTGTGTTaggcaaaataatttcaaagtctCCATTCAGTAATATGAATTTATTAGTTTGTCTTAATTTAAGAAGGTGGTAAAGAATAACAGAGAATCTATAATTTTACACAAAATGATTCTCATGTACATGTACTTTCTAGTTGGTCACACACTGAAATTTATGATGAAATTGCATTAGGAGGTTTTGAATATTTCTTACCTATATAACTTGAAATAGATTGTGAAGAatcaataaaattattgaaatagttttcattataagGTGGAAAAATTTTCTGTATGATAACATAACATTTCAGATAAATTTAGGAATACTGCAAGTgaattaatgtaaaattaaattatcatgGAACTTCAGgcaaattatataatttcatttttattcatgtgGAAGAATAGAAACATAAACTAGTGGAGACAGTAGAATATTTTAGAGAGAAATAGTCAATTTAAGTGCAAGTAACTAAGAACGATTGTTGATAGgtgttaaaaaaaagaacttcccCCCACAATTTTGGTAATTATTGTGAAAGGTAATATACTTATTCGAGAAAACAGtatctaaatatttatctttttttcagaTTGAGAGTATATTGTCTTAAATTGTGactcaaatattttgtcattctTGATTACAGTTGAGATTTTACTTAATATTACATTACATAAACCATTAGCTGAGAACAATTGAAGCATATTGCAAACCACTAAACATAATCTTTTTTGAAGAGTGAAGACTGGAAATGAGCTTTCAATTTTTTATGACAAAATTCCATTAGTggtggtttatatatttttagccaGAAAGAATTTTTTTGCCAAATAATACCATATGTAAAACTGCAActtagaaatagttttaaaaattgattagaGTGATGCTGGTGGACCCAGAGTCCAATTTTCTTGGACACTtagttctctcctttttttcacCCAACGAGGCTCAATAACCTAGAACTCTGGGCGTTGGAAGAGCAGTTTGAAAATCAATACCTTATTGCATAAAGTATGTAACTGCAGCATATGCAGTAAATTATTCTATAAATGGA from the Papio anubis isolate 15944 chromosome 8, Panubis1.0, whole genome shotgun sequence genome contains:
- the LOC101020591 gene encoding 60S ribosomal protein L37: MTKGTSSFGKRRNKTHTLCRRCGSKAYHLQKSTCGKCGYPAKRKRKYNWSAKAKRRNTTGTGRMRHLKIVYRRFRHGFREGTTPKPKRAAVAASSSS